In the genome of Pediococcus claussenii ATCC BAA-344, one region contains:
- a CDS encoding vitamin B12 independent methionine synthase, with the protein MSNTQTALRKPFRYDLVGSLLRPEILKKAHKDFADGTIDQEELTRIQRLETKRVVEEQEKLGFHDVTDGEFNRSWWHLDFLWGLTGVGHYDYEKSYKFHGDKTRTDNAELVGKIAYNPEHPFFKSFQYLNEIVDDEVFAKQTIPSPTMLFRDNRSDRWNEYYQTWDEYLDDLAAAYHETIQHFYDLGCRYVQLDDTTWAFLISKLNETAGQPEEHQKYVQVAEDSVRVINQLLKGLPDDLTVTTHICRGNFKSTYLFEGGYDDVADYLGQLNYDGLFLEYDNVRSGDFKPLSRIWNGDRNKRLVLGLITSKFPELEDIEEVKARIKDATTQVPLANLALSTQCGFASTEEGNKLTEDEQWKKLALVKTIAETVWDDAN; encoded by the coding sequence ATGTCAAATACACAAACAGCATTAAGAAAACCATTCCGTTACGACCTCGTAGGTAGCTTGCTACGACCAGAAATATTGAAGAAAGCGCATAAGGATTTTGCTGATGGGACGATTGATCAGGAAGAGTTAACACGAATTCAACGTCTTGAAACAAAACGAGTAGTTGAAGAACAGGAAAAATTAGGATTCCACGATGTAACGGACGGCGAGTTTAACCGTAGTTGGTGGCATCTCGACTTCTTATGGGGATTAACAGGTGTTGGACATTACGATTACGAAAAAAGTTATAAGTTTCACGGCGATAAAACAAGAACGGATAACGCTGAATTGGTTGGAAAGATAGCATATAATCCAGAACATCCTTTCTTTAAAAGCTTCCAATATCTAAATGAAATAGTCGATGATGAGGTATTTGCAAAACAAACAATTCCTTCTCCAACAATGCTTTTTCGTGATAATCGTAGTGACCGTTGGAATGAATATTATCAAACGTGGGACGAATATTTGGACGATCTAGCAGCGGCCTATCATGAAACGATTCAACATTTTTATGATCTAGGATGTCGTTATGTTCAGCTGGATGATACCACATGGGCGTTCCTGATTAGTAAACTAAATGAAACAGCAGGCCAACCAGAAGAACATCAAAAATATGTTCAGGTGGCAGAAGATTCAGTTCGGGTGATTAATCAGTTGTTAAAGGGATTACCAGATGATCTAACTGTAACTACGCACATTTGTCGTGGAAACTTTAAATCAACTTATCTTTTCGAGGGTGGTTATGATGATGTTGCTGATTATTTAGGTCAACTGAATTACGATGGACTGTTTTTGGAATATGATAATGTGCGATCGGGTGATTTTAAACCGCTGAGTCGAATTTGGAATGGAGATCGAAACAAGCGCCTAGTACTAGGATTGATTACTTCTAAGTTTCCTGAATTGGAAGATATTGAAGAAGTCAAGGCTCGTATTAAAGACGCAACAACCCAGGTTCCATTAGCAAATTTGGCGCTATCAACGCAGTGTGGTTTTGCTTCAACCGAAGAAGGTAATAAATTAACTGAAGATGAACAGTGGAAGAAGCTAGCATTGGTTAAGACAATTGCTGAAACTGTTTGGGACGACGCAAACTAA
- a CDS encoding methionine ABC transporter permease yields MAAWIPNVINMKQQFISATWSTLYMTIVSALIAGIIGLAVGIVLVVTQPNGILEDSIIYSFTDKVVNVLRSIPFIILLAVIAPLTQYLIGTTVGTTAALIPLIFGIFPFYARQVQNALLEIEPGVIEAAQAMGSSPIEIIFSVYLREGLPDVIRASTFTIISLVSLTTVAGAIGSGGLGDIAISVGYARFENDVTIVAMLIILVIIFLIQITGDWLAKRFQRF; encoded by the coding sequence ATGGCAGCATGGATTCCTAACGTAATAAATATGAAACAGCAGTTTATTTCTGCAACGTGGTCCACCCTGTATATGACGATTGTATCAGCTTTAATTGCTGGAATAATTGGATTAGCAGTGGGAATAGTGCTGGTTGTTACCCAACCCAACGGGATATTAGAAGATTCAATTATTTATTCCTTCACAGATAAAGTGGTGAACGTTTTACGCTCGATTCCATTTATTATCTTACTGGCAGTGATTGCACCATTAACCCAGTATCTGATTGGAACAACAGTTGGTACAACTGCTGCATTAATTCCGTTGATATTTGGAATATTTCCATTTTATGCTAGGCAGGTTCAAAATGCCTTACTTGAGATTGAACCAGGTGTGATCGAAGCAGCGCAAGCAATGGGATCTAGTCCAATCGAAATTATTTTTTCGGTTTATTTACGTGAAGGATTGCCAGATGTGATTCGTGCCTCTACTTTTACTATCATAAGTTTGGTTAGTTTGACAACGGTTGCCGGTGCGATTGGATCTGGTGGTTTGGGCGATATTGCAATTAGTGTGGGCTACGCGCGGTTTGAAAATGATGTAACAATTGTAGCAATGTTAATTATTTTAGTTATTATTTTTTTGATTCAGATTACTGGCGACTGGCTTGCCAAGCGATTTCAACGATTTTAG
- a CDS encoding DMT family transporter: MSWLYLIVAGIFEVVWATTMKLSNGFSNLMYGGLTIVGMIVSFSFLALAVKHLPLSLAYPIWTGVGAVGSIIIGVVFFKDQVPPITWAFITLLVVGIIGIKVTSGH, encoded by the coding sequence ATGAGTTGGCTTTATCTGATTGTGGCAGGAATTTTTGAGGTAGTCTGGGCAACCACGATGAAACTAAGTAATGGTTTTAGTAATTTAATGTACGGTGGCTTAACGATAGTTGGTATGATAGTGAGTTTTAGCTTTCTAGCACTTGCTGTAAAACATTTACCCTTAAGCCTAGCATATCCTATTTGGACGGGAGTGGGGGCTGTTGGTTCGATCATTATTGGGGTAGTCTTTTTTAAAGACCAAGTACCTCCAATTACATGGGCTTTCATTACGTTATTAGTGGTCGGAATCATTGGTATTAAAGTAACTAGTGGACATTAA
- a CDS encoding YitT family protein, protein MLRKQTLPNQVVAAIIYGFLSAVGLNFFLIPAKTYSSGVTGVAQLLSTIGQQIHLNLSVAILVVILNLPLLVLSWISINHRYTILSVVSVLANAIFLHLIPVHRILGDPLAAVIFGGALIGMGVGLCFRYGFSTGGTDIVLSIVGDKLDKNIGPINFAINGSILMVAGLLFGWPSALYSLIGIFVNGLIMDYVYIQQQRVTVTIFTKQLEEMHEYLSKNSRGAPFMDGTGIYTNDPVKVVVTIVSKYELNTLKSNILKRDPQAFVSVSPVTQLWGRFIKNYD, encoded by the coding sequence ATGTTAAGAAAACAAACTTTGCCCAATCAAGTTGTTGCGGCAATTATTTATGGATTTCTTTCCGCAGTAGGATTGAATTTCTTTTTAATTCCCGCCAAAACCTATTCATCGGGAGTTACCGGTGTTGCACAGTTGCTATCAACGATTGGACAGCAGATTCATCTAAATTTAAGCGTGGCAATTCTGGTTGTGATTTTGAATTTACCATTATTGGTATTATCTTGGATTAGCATTAATCATCGTTACACGATTTTGAGTGTAGTGAGTGTTTTGGCAAATGCAATATTTTTGCATCTGATTCCCGTTCATCGTATTTTAGGTGATCCATTGGCTGCGGTTATTTTTGGTGGTGCATTAATCGGAATGGGCGTTGGACTCTGTTTTCGTTACGGCTTCTCAACTGGTGGAACCGATATTGTTCTTTCAATCGTTGGTGATAAGTTAGATAAGAATATCGGACCAATTAATTTTGCAATTAATGGCAGTATCTTGATGGTGGCAGGATTGCTCTTTGGTTGGCCGTCTGCTCTCTACAGTTTGATTGGAATTTTTGTCAACGGATTAATCATGGACTATGTTTATATCCAACAACAACGAGTTACGGTTACGATTTTTACTAAACAACTGGAAGAAATGCATGAATATCTTTCAAAAAATAGTCGAGGGGCACCGTTTATGGACGGAACGGGTATTTATACTAATGATCCCGTCAAAGTAGTAGTGACCATTGTATCGAAGTATGAATTGAACACACTTAAATCTAATATTTTAAAACGTGATCCGCAGGCGTTTGTAAGTGTCAGTCCTGTGACCCAATTGTGGGGAAGGTTTATTAAAAATTATGACTAA
- the eno gene encoding phosphopyruvate hydratase: MSVYIEKVKAREVFDSRGNPTVEADVILSDGTLGRAEVPSGASTGELEAVELRDGGDRLQGKGVSKAVNNVNTEINNALHGLDPFNQGNIDQVMIDLDGTKNKGRLGANAILGVSMATARAAANYQKVPLYRYLGGADLELPQTFHNVINGGEHADNGIDMQEFMITPVERTSFRDGFEKIVNTYHTLKKVIEDAGYQSGLGDEGGFAPDLKSSEEALQMLHDAIIKAGYTPGKEIAIAFDAAASYFYNTDTKMYDFEGTHKTPDEMADYYEELLKKFPEIISIEDPYSEDDWDNFEKFTAQMGDKVQIVADDPVCTNPILIRKAIKEGMANSILIKLNQIGTVTETLEAIRIARKNGYTTMMSHRSGETGDTFVADFTVATNSAQLKAGAPARSERVEKYNQLLRIEEELGENSTRLAHFPDSVDFD; this comes from the coding sequence ATGTCAGTATATATTGAAAAGGTAAAAGCACGTGAGGTGTTTGATTCTCGTGGCAATCCAACCGTTGAAGCAGATGTGATTTTGTCTGATGGAACCTTAGGGCGCGCGGAAGTACCATCAGGGGCATCAACAGGTGAGTTAGAGGCTGTTGAACTTCGTGATGGCGGCGACCGGTTACAAGGTAAGGGTGTGAGCAAGGCAGTTAATAATGTAAATACTGAAATTAATAATGCTTTGCATGGCTTAGATCCATTTAACCAAGGCAATATTGACCAAGTGATGATTGACCTTGATGGCACAAAGAATAAAGGTCGTTTAGGTGCTAACGCAATTTTGGGTGTTTCGATGGCAACGGCACGAGCTGCCGCAAATTACCAAAAGGTTCCTTTGTATCGTTATTTAGGTGGTGCTGACCTTGAATTGCCACAAACTTTTCATAATGTTATCAACGGTGGGGAGCATGCTGACAACGGAATTGACATGCAAGAATTTATGATCACACCAGTTGAAAGAACCAGTTTTCGTGATGGATTTGAAAAAATTGTGAACACTTACCATACTTTGAAAAAAGTTATTGAGGATGCTGGCTATCAATCGGGACTTGGTGATGAAGGTGGATTTGCACCTGATTTGAAGTCTTCAGAGGAAGCTTTGCAAATGCTCCATGATGCAATTATCAAAGCAGGATATACACCTGGTAAAGAAATTGCAATTGCTTTTGATGCAGCTGCTTCATACTTCTACAACACGGATACAAAAATGTATGATTTTGAGGGGACTCATAAGACACCAGATGAAATGGCAGATTACTACGAAGAGCTTTTAAAGAAATTCCCTGAAATCATTTCGATTGAGGATCCTTATAGCGAAGATGACTGGGACAACTTTGAAAAGTTCACGGCACAAATGGGCGATAAAGTTCAAATCGTTGCCGATGATCCAGTATGTACTAACCCAATCTTGATACGCAAGGCGATCAAGGAAGGCATGGCCAATTCTATTTTAATTAAGCTAAACCAAATCGGAACTGTTACTGAAACCCTTGAAGCTATTCGGATTGCTCGTAAGAACGGATATACAACTATGATGTCACATCGTTCTGGTGAAACTGGTGATACGTTCGTCGCAGATTTCACAGTTGCAACGAACTCGGCACAACTTAAGGCGGGTGCTCCGGCTCGTTCAGAACGTGTTGAAAAATATAACCAATTGCTTCGAATTGAAGAAGAATTGGGTGAAAATAGTACTCGACTAGCACATTTCCCAGATAGCGTTGATTTTGATTAA
- a CDS encoding glycoside hydrolase family 1 protein, producing MYSKEFPKAFPKGFLWGGATAANQIEGAWNVADKGLTTAEVVKKAKNHADITLSSVSDESIQEAINDHSTKNYPKRRGIDFYDHYKEDIKLFAEMGFKAFRLSIAWARIFPQGDEAEPNEAGLKFYDDVFDELAKYGIEPVVTLSHYEMPLGLTLKQNGWESRATIDNFLRFTKVVFSRYRTKVKYWMTFNEINAATWGFVGTGAVDTDKTTEEQLQIRYQSVHHQFVASALAVKQGHEINSNFKIGSMLARGVSYPKTSNPVDVRAAQVVDQQNLFFTDIQVRGEYPEYMNRYFAEHNIVIEMNEDDEQILKEGTVDYLSFSYYMSNVTSASGKADGAGNMILGEQNPYLETSDWGWQIDPIGLRITLNELWDRYRVPLFVVENGLGAHDELEADGHVHDSYRIDYLKRHIEQMKEAIEDGVDLMGYTMWGPIDLISASTSEMSKRYGFIYVDQDDDGNGSLKRIRKDSFEWYKKVLESNGEDL from the coding sequence ATGTACTCAAAAGAATTTCCAAAGGCATTTCCAAAAGGCTTTTTATGGGGAGGTGCAACTGCTGCTAACCAGATTGAAGGAGCTTGGAACGTTGCTGATAAGGGATTAACAACCGCGGAAGTTGTTAAGAAAGCCAAAAATCACGCTGATATCACGTTGAGTAGTGTTTCAGATGAAAGTATTCAAGAAGCTATAAATGATCATTCCACCAAAAATTATCCGAAACGTCGTGGAATTGATTTCTATGACCATTATAAAGAAGATATTAAACTGTTTGCTGAAATGGGATTCAAGGCGTTTCGTTTGTCGATTGCTTGGGCGCGAATTTTTCCACAAGGCGATGAAGCTGAGCCTAACGAGGCAGGTTTAAAATTTTATGACGATGTTTTTGATGAATTGGCTAAATATGGAATTGAACCCGTGGTGACTTTATCACATTATGAAATGCCACTGGGATTAACTCTCAAGCAAAATGGCTGGGAGAGTCGAGCTACGATTGATAATTTTTTGCGCTTTACTAAAGTGGTATTTAGTCGCTATCGAACTAAAGTGAAGTACTGGATGACTTTTAATGAAATTAATGCTGCTACATGGGGATTTGTAGGAACAGGAGCCGTTGATACTGATAAAACAACTGAAGAGCAGTTACAAATTCGTTATCAGTCTGTTCACCACCAATTTGTAGCAAGTGCACTTGCAGTCAAACAGGGACATGAGATTAATTCAAACTTTAAAATCGGCAGTATGTTGGCGCGAGGAGTTAGTTATCCAAAAACTTCTAATCCGGTCGATGTTCGGGCTGCACAAGTGGTTGATCAACAAAATCTCTTTTTTACAGATATCCAGGTTCGGGGCGAATATCCAGAGTATATGAACAGATATTTTGCTGAACACAATATTGTGATCGAAATGAACGAAGATGATGAACAGATTTTGAAAGAGGGAACCGTCGATTACTTGAGCTTTAGTTACTATATGTCAAACGTTACTTCAGCGTCTGGCAAAGCTGATGGAGCAGGTAATATGATTTTGGGTGAACAGAATCCATATCTTGAAACAAGCGATTGGGGTTGGCAAATTGACCCAATTGGATTACGTATTACCTTGAATGAATTATGGGACCGCTACAGAGTGCCGTTATTTGTCGTTGAAAATGGGTTAGGTGCTCATGATGAATTAGAGGCGGACGGACATGTTCATGATTCGTATCGAATTGACTACCTTAAACGCCATATTGAGCAAATGAAAGAAGCGATCGAAGATGGTGTTGATTTGATGGGGTATACAATGTGGGGACCAATTGATTTAATTAGCGCGTCAACTTCTGAAATGTCGAAACGTTATGGATTTATCTATGTGGATCAAGATGATGATGGCAACGGATCTTTAAAGAGAATTAGAAAAGATTCATTTGAATGGTATAAAAAAGTGTTGGAAAGTAACGGGGAAGATTTATAG
- a CDS encoding MFS transporter produces MTKNKIYFGTLVVLLGANLRLMIVAIPPILSTIQKSLNIPSSISGVLMSIPLICFGVFSAFSGSLGKKFGSKNMMLAALGLMTIGDLLRVYSDWLMILGTIIVGLTITILNVLLPLFLIENTNQVRQMTGVYSVSMGVWAALGSAVVVPIANAVGWQMAIQALAVVSLVTALLLTTTKNSTKGYDNVETEKAIITGTTWRQPLIWILAIFTGLQSFIYYGMLTWMPAILVSRGFSVADAGAIVGLVQLAGLPGSFFVPIWAEKVQLRKPLVITFGLTYLIGFIGLMFLQAGILLVLDTVILGFAFGGAFVYALSMITISARSTAEVADISGMTQTVGYLIAAVSPLIIGMLHQFVGWNILIVGLIIIAAVVTALGLVFNVGLLKRMAIRSK; encoded by the coding sequence ATGACTAAGAATAAAATTTATTTTGGAACACTAGTCGTCTTACTCGGCGCTAATTTGAGATTGATGATTGTAGCTATCCCACCAATCCTGAGTACGATTCAGAAGTCACTTAATATTCCCAGCTCGATTAGTGGGGTTTTAATGTCAATTCCATTAATTTGTTTTGGCGTTTTTTCCGCTTTTTCTGGTAGTTTAGGTAAAAAATTTGGATCTAAAAATATGATGTTGGCAGCCCTAGGATTAATGACAATTGGAGATTTGCTGAGAGTTTACTCTGATTGGTTGATGATTCTAGGAACGATTATTGTTGGCTTAACAATTACGATTTTGAACGTGTTACTACCGTTATTTTTAATAGAAAATACTAATCAAGTTCGTCAAATGACGGGGGTATACTCAGTGTCAATGGGGGTTTGGGCTGCACTAGGAAGTGCAGTTGTGGTTCCGATTGCTAACGCAGTGGGCTGGCAAATGGCGATTCAGGCTTTGGCAGTGGTTTCATTGGTTACAGCTCTATTACTAACGACTACTAAGAATAGTACAAAAGGCTATGATAATGTTGAAACTGAAAAAGCAATTATCACTGGTACAACATGGAGGCAACCATTAATATGGATTTTAGCAATTTTTACCGGGTTACAATCGTTTATCTACTACGGAATGCTAACATGGATGCCTGCAATCTTGGTTAGTCGTGGCTTTAGTGTAGCGGATGCCGGAGCAATCGTTGGACTGGTTCAATTGGCAGGACTACCTGGCTCATTCTTTGTTCCGATTTGGGCTGAAAAAGTTCAATTGAGAAAACCGTTAGTTATTACTTTTGGTTTAACCTATTTAATTGGTTTCATTGGACTGATGTTTTTACAGGCTGGAATTCTATTGGTTTTGGATACAGTTATTCTTGGTTTTGCTTTTGGTGGTGCATTCGTGTATGCGTTAAGCATGATAACTATTTCAGCGCGGAGTACCGCGGAAGTTGCCGATATATCTGGTATGACGCAGACTGTTGGATACTTGATTGCCGCAGTGAGTCCATTAATTATTGGGATGTTACATCAGTTCGTTGGCTGGAATATTTTAATAGTTGGCTTAATTATAATTGCTGCGGTAGTGACGGCTCTTGGGCTTGTATTTAATGTTGGATTATTAAAAAGAATGGCAATAAGAAGTAAGTAA
- a CDS encoding MetQ/NlpA family ABC transporter substrate-binding protein — protein MRKTVRSISWILGVLIVCSLIILGIHVATSGLRSNASQQKTITVASVGSDYDIWQHIAKSNDAKELGLKINVQQITDGVQMNKATSAGDVDVNAFQSWTYLVAYNKQNPQGKLAALGTTYLEPLGIYSKKYSSVDDIPNGATIAIANDPADESRDLLLLQKAGLIKLKAGFGALSGTSDIKDNPKHLNFKTIDDHTGPRVLHQVDAVLISNTIALEGGLHVLTDSIYHEQVNQSTKNNINVLATAEKNKNNKNFKKLVELYHKKDIQKYIKKKYFGTKIEVRKPLSYLEK, from the coding sequence ATGAGAAAAACGGTCAGAAGTATCAGCTGGATATTGGGTGTTTTAATTGTTTGTTCACTGATTATCCTGGGAATTCATGTAGCCACCAGTGGATTACGGAGCAATGCAAGCCAGCAAAAGACAATTACAGTAGCTTCCGTGGGGTCGGATTATGATATTTGGCAGCATATTGCAAAGAGTAATGATGCAAAAGAACTAGGATTAAAAATTAATGTACAGCAGATTACCGACGGAGTCCAAATGAATAAAGCAACTTCTGCTGGAGATGTAGACGTTAACGCATTTCAATCTTGGACATATTTAGTTGCCTATAATAAACAAAATCCACAAGGAAAACTGGCTGCCCTTGGAACAACCTATCTTGAACCGCTTGGAATTTATTCCAAAAAATATAGTAGTGTTGATGATATTCCAAATGGTGCAACAATAGCAATTGCCAATGATCCAGCGGATGAGTCACGTGACTTGTTACTTTTGCAAAAAGCTGGTTTAATCAAACTCAAAGCAGGGTTCGGTGCCTTGAGTGGTACCTCAGATATTAAGGATAATCCAAAGCATTTGAACTTTAAAACGATTGATGATCATACTGGGCCACGAGTATTACATCAGGTTGACGCAGTGTTGATTTCAAATACAATTGCTTTGGAGGGTGGATTACATGTTTTAACCGATTCAATTTATCACGAACAAGTTAATCAAAGTACCAAAAATAATATTAATGTGCTGGCAACTGCTGAAAAAAATAAAAACAATAAGAATTTTAAGAAATTAGTCGAACTGTATCACAAAAAAGATATTCAAAAGTACATTAAAAAGAAGTATTTTGGAACTAAAATTGAAGTACGAAAACCATTATCATATTTGGAAAAATAA
- a CDS encoding ROK family protein, producing the protein MKIGAIEAGGTKFVCAIGDEKGNVEQQVRIPTTEPGETMESVTDFFLANEVDAIGVGSFGPIDVNKNSKTYGYITSTPKPGWKDYNMVGFLKQKLNIPVSFTTDVNVAGYAEAMQGAGVGKSNVLYWTIGTGVGAGYIQNGEFLQGISHPEMGHILLRQVKGDNYKGKCPYHANQCFEGLAAGPAIEERAGKKAIELASDDPIWDYVADYAAQACVNATLFLRPDIIIFGGGVIHQEHLIKKIRVKFEKYLNGYVTTPDIDKYIVRIALDDDAGIKGALLLAVKELAESK; encoded by the coding sequence ATGAAAATTGGTGCAATTGAAGCAGGCGGTACAAAATTTGTTTGTGCGATAGGTGATGAAAAAGGAAACGTTGAACAACAGGTTAGAATTCCAACCACAGAGCCAGGCGAAACAATGGAATCGGTAACGGATTTCTTTTTGGCAAATGAAGTTGATGCCATTGGAGTGGGTTCTTTTGGTCCCATTGATGTAAATAAAAATTCGAAAACGTATGGTTATATTACTAGTACACCTAAACCAGGCTGGAAAGACTACAATATGGTGGGCTTTTTAAAGCAAAAGTTAAACATTCCGGTTAGTTTTACAACTGATGTAAATGTCGCTGGATATGCAGAAGCTATGCAAGGAGCAGGTGTTGGCAAAAGTAATGTGCTTTACTGGACAATTGGTACTGGTGTTGGTGCTGGTTATATCCAAAATGGTGAGTTTTTACAGGGAATTTCGCACCCAGAAATGGGTCATATTCTGCTTAGACAAGTTAAGGGAGATAATTATAAGGGAAAATGTCCCTATCATGCTAATCAATGCTTTGAAGGATTGGCTGCTGGACCAGCAATTGAGGAACGTGCTGGAAAGAAGGCTATTGAACTTGCTAGTGATGATCCAATTTGGGATTATGTAGCGGACTATGCTGCCCAAGCGTGTGTAAATGCAACTTTGTTTTTGCGGCCAGATATTATTATCTTTGGCGGGGGAGTTATTCACCAGGAGCATTTGATTAAAAAGATTCGTGTCAAATTTGAAAAATATTTGAACGGTTACGTAACAACTCCTGATATTGATAAATACATTGTTAGAATTGCGCTAGATGATGATGCTGGAATTAAGGGAGCATTATTGTTAGCAGTAAAAGAATTAGCCGAATCCAAATAA
- the pepF gene encoding oligoendopeptidase F, whose product MTKEQLKREDVPEDLTWNIKDIFKSDQEFEDAIKRVEGYIAQIEPYSDKVTDGASNLLKVTDLAALAGEELDKIYGYAARSNDSDTANARGNQLLNSALLIYNRFSATMAFYDPAVAALGKEKLNDFLEDEPELQKYHFNLERIQSQSAHTLEFNEEKLLAQLEPAIDDAADISTKLDDTDLNFGMIKNEEGEEVQLTNATASIFATSSDPDMRMRAAKQLDAAYYSVRNTFAATLRGHVHAQNIVSGIRHFDSARQMNLSENNIPESVYDTLVSVTHEHLDLLHDYYAFRKKVLGLDKMYQHDRHVPLVSDAKLDFTFDEGKKIASESLAPLGKDYLGYLSEEFSNRWIDAAENKGKRSGGYEDDVYGVHPYILLNWSDVYDSTSTLVHESGHALQSVYTDKAQPYWYSHYPIFTAEIASTLNEGLLNNYMLKKYEKQPKIQAFILTQDIDNFIGTIYRQTLFAEFEHFIYTEDAKGITLTPDLLAEKFNGLFEEYNGPAVEKTPWPDDTWARIPHFYYNYYVYQYATSKAIATSLGADILEQKPGAVERYKEFLSAGASDYPVNIIKKAGIDVTNREYLDKAFRVFEKEVKQLKQSMEQPG is encoded by the coding sequence ATGACCAAAGAACAATTGAAACGAGAAGATGTTCCTGAAGATCTAACCTGGAATATTAAAGATATTTTTAAATCAGATCAGGAGTTTGAGGATGCAATTAAACGGGTAGAGGGCTATATTGCTCAAATTGAACCATATTCGGATAAGGTCACAGATGGCGCAAGTAATCTACTTAAAGTCACTGATTTGGCAGCATTAGCAGGTGAGGAACTTGACAAAATTTACGGATACGCAGCTAGATCCAACGATAGTGATACTGCTAATGCAAGGGGAAACCAATTGTTGAATAGTGCATTATTAATTTATAATCGCTTTTCTGCAACGATGGCATTTTATGATCCGGCTGTGGCAGCATTGGGAAAAGAAAAACTGAATGATTTTTTGGAAGACGAACCAGAATTACAGAAATATCATTTTAACTTGGAGAGAATTCAAAGCCAATCGGCACATACGTTGGAATTTAATGAGGAAAAATTATTGGCACAGTTAGAACCTGCAATTGATGATGCAGCCGATATTTCTACTAAACTTGATGACACTGATTTGAACTTTGGGATGATCAAAAATGAAGAAGGTGAAGAAGTTCAATTAACTAATGCAACGGCAAGTATTTTCGCTACTTCAAGTGATCCAGATATGCGAATGCGTGCTGCAAAACAGCTTGATGCTGCGTACTATTCGGTACGAAATACTTTTGCTGCCACATTGCGAGGCCATGTTCATGCCCAAAATATTGTTTCTGGAATTCGACATTTTGATAGCGCACGGCAAATGAATTTATCTGAAAATAACATTCCGGAGTCGGTTTACGATACATTAGTTTCTGTGACACACGAGCATTTAGATCTTCTACATGATTATTATGCATTTAGAAAAAAAGTTCTTGGCCTAGATAAGATGTATCAGCATGACCGACATGTTCCGCTAGTTTCAGATGCTAAGTTAGATTTTACATTTGATGAGGGTAAGAAAATTGCTAGTGAATCCCTGGCACCACTTGGAAAGGATTACCTGGGATATCTGAGTGAAGAATTTTCTAACCGCTGGATTGACGCTGCTGAAAACAAAGGTAAACGAAGTGGTGGCTATGAAGATGATGTTTATGGTGTTCATCCGTATATTTTGCTCAATTGGAGTGATGTCTATGATAGTACTTCAACCTTAGTTCATGAATCTGGGCATGCATTGCAAAGTGTTTATACTGATAAGGCACAACCATACTGGTATTCACACTATCCAATTTTTACGGCTGAAATTGCATCTACGTTGAACGAAGGATTGCTAAATAATTATATGCTGAAAAAATATGAAAAACAGCCTAAGATTCAAGCCTTTATTTTGACGCAAGATATTGATAATTTTATTGGAACGATTTATCGCCAAACACTTTTTGCTGAATTTGAACACTTTATTTATACTGAAGATGCTAAGGGGATTACCTTGACACCAGATCTATTGGCTGAAAAGTTCAATGGTTTGTTTGAGGAATATAACGGCCCAGCAGTAGAAAAAACTCCCTGGCCAGATGATACATGGGCGCGCATTCCGCATTTTTACTACAACTACTATGTTTACCAGTATGCAACATCTAAAGCTATTGCAACTTCACTTGGTGCTGATATCTTAGAACAAAAGCCCGGAGCAGTTGAACGATATAAAGAGTTCCTATCGGCAGGAGCAAGTGATTACCCGGTTAATATTATAAAAAAGGCGGGAATTGATGTTACAAATCGTGAATATTTAGATAAGGCGTTCCGTGTTTTTGAAAAAGAAGTTAAACAACTAAAACAGAGCATGGAACAACCCGGGTAG